TATCATACCATCTCtagttacagtgtgtgagtgatatGAATCACTGTTTTGttcatatcagcacaaaagGTGCTCTGACCagtgatttttctttaaaaaacaaaaaacaaagtgtgAACACAGCCTTAATCAGGCCCACATTAAGCTATCAGGGTTGTAGCCCAGGGCCATGCCCCTTTAGGGGAGGGCCACTGCATCACAACATAACACATGACATTAGTGccattaaaataatatgaatttCAAATGGGAAAATATGACATGTacaataaaagtttaaaaattttaattgttttcttaAATTCTTAACAAAATGGCACAGTAATTAGATGTCTCAGGAAAAAGTAAGCTGGTTATTAGCTATTGTAGTTTTGGCTGTTTTGGTGTTCTTCAGAATGTCAGGAAGGACTtcaaagtatacagtatacataaaacgtttctcttctttttcctgCCTGCCAATGTGACACATTTTCTGCTGCGTTTTCTACAATATGGTGGTGAAAGTGAATAGAGCctcaatggaaaaaaaaaccctcaacatTTACTTTCAGACACTCTGAAATTCATGGCCAATTTGAAAGCTGAATGTATAAATATCACAGCCACGTTATTATCAGCTTGTTATTACCTGTACAAAAGCAATGCCTATCATTAGAATGAGTAACGAGAGCCACTGGAAGATGCCAAGTTTCTTCCCAAGCATCACCACGGAGAACAGAGCGGTGGTGAGGATCTTCAGCTGATACgtaacctgaaaaaaaaaaaaaaaaaacaccagtcaGGAAGAGGCTTCCTGCTCATCAACTCATATTTTCACCCTATCAGGCGTGTCCATGAAGGTCCATGTTGGTTAGATTGGATTAAATGAAAGTTCTGGTTCACCTGGTACGTAGCAGCATCCAGGTTGGACAGAGCCAAGTAGAGCAGGTTGTTCTGCAGCGTGTAGATGCCTGATGGGATCACCAGCTTCAGCGTGTCTGAGGGTTTGTGAATGATCTCCTCCTTCAACACCTGATTAAGGCCTCGAACACTAAAACCTAAAGAACACAAAACAATCAGCACTAGAGGAATGGCGGCATGCCAGTGTAATACTTTGTGAAATACttgaataagaaaatataaaatactggaTGCCAGAATCAAAAAGAAACTTAAATCGTAAATCATAATTTGCCATttgatttaataatttatgCAAAAATGACATAGAGCAGGTGTTCtcaaaaataagttaaaaaaaaaaaagtcatgaaaaTAGTACTGTTGTGAACTATTCGAATATgaatcaaattaattaaaataatactttatatTAGAACTTTTCACTCACCGAACATACTGTTATTTATAATGTCATTAGATTCCAGTagacattatttacattagGGGTGAGTGATGTATGACAAGAATACAAGAGCATCATATGACACTTGAAGAAACTTTATCATCATCTCACCTGCCTCCAGggtttaagaaagaaagaaagaaaaaaagaaagatagaaattATATAAAGATACCTTGATACCTGCTATTTCTCagaaaaatcaatttttttaatcaattttaaaaattcaaaataatagaATGATTTAGCATCAAATCAGCTGCAGCCAGAGTTTGTGATtgctataaaaaaatgtaaacgttaaaaaaagattttatatgTGTCCCCgaaaaacattataaataaataatattgtacAAGTAAATATTGTACAATAAAAAAGGTATAAAAAGACACCTGTGATATCGCAGAAAAGTGTACAGTATCATAATTTATCAGGATATCagtattatattgtcatatcgtCCTGCTCTAAATTCcagtttttgagttattgaggtttggattgaATCCgttgaataaatataataactttgataagaGTGGCTTGTGAGTTCCACTAGTGGAACAAACCTCTGGTTCTGTTTTACAGAAGCCACTTTGAGAAGCATGAATCTCAAGGGCTGTCTAAAAACAGACTGGCAGAGACTCACTGTTGTTGCTGAAGACGAGCACCGTGCAGATGAGGAGCTTTAAGATCTCAGAAAACACGACGGCGGAAGAGGCGAGGTATCGCGGACCCTCAGACTGCAGAGTGCGTGAGTAACGCATGATCAGAACCAGCGAGGTGGTCTGGAGCACCAAAACCCCGAGAGAAACATACTTCAGCTGGTTAGCCACGGACGCCCAGGAGATGCTCGACACCTCGCCAAGGCTGAACGGAGCGGGCTTAGTGGAGAGGCCCAGTTTGGGCTGAGGGGACAGACGAGtgaaacacacgcacacaaagtGATCATTACACAAAATCTGAATGAATACAGCATACAACAAGAACTGATTTTATACCATCAGTTAATGAGAATTCAAGTTATTAAATACACTCATGTTGGGATACAGTCAATAATTATTCACCTACAAACGACATCTAAATGGTAGActaggtattcctaataaaccagcactgtattttaatttaattttggattgtgattggtcagaagggttgattaagtttctataacagcagcactgagagtagtgcaggtttattttaatgtgctctttctaatacattatggtttctgtagtaacagctcattcacagggacagattaaaaaaatgtgtgtaatcactgatatttatggaaggagtctccagtgtgagaattatgtaacagtcagaggtaaagctgtaacttccgacatcttcaagacagtagtgcagctgcaaatcacaggtttatttaggattaatacattatcgtttctatagcaaccgctcgttcacagggacttgtatggcagatgctccacatgaacggattaaaaatcattgatatgtaaggagacatttatgtaacatttatggaaggagtctccagtgtcaacactttgtagcagtcagaggtaaaggtgtaactttaagttttcaaacatcttcaggactttaaatgtaactataaagggataaaaagaaTGATATGATGTTCTGCTCTAAATGAACAGGTCCAGATGCACTGTGGCATTTTTAATAGCAATAGcaatgtaaatgttttctttataaaagatgtgtaaaaatgttctttttgatCGCGGACTCAACTAGAATGCTCATTTTTTACCACAGAgacataaattattattacgAATTACTACCAGTTTACTCTGCACACAAACAAAAGGATATCTGATCTCTCAAAATGTAAACACCCTGGGTCTATaagagacattttaaaaatgtgtttattgtgtacCTTTCATCTCAGAGAATCATGTGGTCTTTCTCTGACTGAGTCATGACATATAAACTCACAGAAACATAAGACACTCTGAGAATGAGGCACAGCGTAAAGCTTGGTGCTGTGGCTGTAACGTGATCTGATGACCTGTTGGTTAATCTTGAGCTCTACATCgaggtttttattttccatttgaGGAAAGCTGAAAGGCTTACCTGCTCCTGTCCGTTCAGCATGGTCACGCTTGTGCTTCCCGGAGTTTCGAGTTTCCCTCACACTCGAAATGTGTGAATACCtcagcgctcacacacacagccctgaagacaaaacacacattttaacatttttttctttacagacaTCAAAGTCAGCTGACAGGCTGGGAACCTCGAAATCTGATCaaaccaatttttaaaaataattggtACAAACCTAATACCTCAACAGGCCTGGAGGAACAGTTCATATGTCTGTCTTGTGGTGCGTTAGAATGCACTTTTACAGAGTTTAGAAAGCATTTTATATCAACAAGCTAAATATTTGTCCACTTTCTTTAAATTCTGTAATTTGGTTTGTGGCCTGGTCTGAGGCTTGTTGATCTATATTTATTAGCAATGCGGCTCTTTTATCTGTTATCAACTACAAAATATTATCAATGCTTCTTACGAATTTGCATTCAACTAGTCTGTTTCCTTTTATTAACAAAGTCTATTGCTTGATGTTCTTTATTGTATAGTGAGATATTAAACGACCGACGCATTTTAACAGCACCACATTGTGAATCCGATCCATAAGTATTCAAATTTACTTTTTAGTACATTGTTCACATGATTTGTTATGGATAATAAAAGAGTGAATAGATCTAGCTTGGAGAATCCACTGATTAAGAAG
This genomic interval from Pangasianodon hypophthalmus isolate fPanHyp1 chromosome 4, fPanHyp1.pri, whole genome shotgun sequence contains the following:
- the slc35a3b gene encoding solute carrier family 35 member A3b: MLNGQEQPKLGLSTKPAPFSLGEVSSISWASVANQLKYVSLGVLVLQTTSLVLIMRYSRTLQSEGPRYLASSAVVFSEILKLLICTVLVFSNNSFSVRGLNQVLKEEIIHKPSDTLKLVIPSGIYTLQNNLLYLALSNLDAATYQVTYQLKILTTALFSVVMLGKKLGIFQWLSLLILMIGIAFVQWPASSPSNSEKEMAAGSKLIGVLAVLFACFSSGFAGVYFEKILKETKQSVWIRNIQLGLFGLIFGLIGVFAQDGDKVWESGILQGYNSVTWAVVILQAMGGLIVAAVIKYADNILKSFATSGSIMLSTLISYFWLHDLNPTSLFFVGAVLVITATFVYGYDWKSGVNPSKP